The genomic stretch TGTACCCGTTCATGTGtggaaaaaagagagagagagaggctctTGGCTCGAGATATTCCCGcaacccgcaacccgcggcgcggtgTGTTGTGACGAGGCGAGCGAGCTGCgacgtcgtcggaggaggagcgcgcgtgtggtcagctcctatttccccttattatttctctcttacaagTGGTGTGAAGACATCtccttataagctgctccaactctccttcaactagcaatgtgggactaaatttTTGTCCCACCCCTTtccatgcatgaatgggccaagtgggcctctaggatttattaggaatttctAGAATATTAAATGGACTAGTCCAAAATGGGCCAAAATTTCAAAAATCGCCCACCAGATCCTAGAGACACACGGAATTTGCCTTTGGTTtcaaaacattgttttatatatcgATGCTATAGTGGaggctgttaagttgaacttccaactAGACCTGTATGTTACACTAGTAAGCAACTTGGACCATGGACTATGCCTTCAACTGCAAGTTTTCTGCGAATCTAGTTTCACACAAAGCCTTCATCGATACTAGGCTGCCGTGGGACTTCCCCGTGGGTGGAGCTTATGCGTCATACTCCTTGATCTTTCATAAGTTTATTAGAGAGTACCCGACTCTCATGGAATGCGACGTTTAACagtcagactcatataggtgtgttcttcaaaagatgttctgcaggacaacatctctgcaTAAATaatccacttagaacacattaagataaaaaTCAACCTGCCTTGCAGAATATGAAAGTATTGCATCTTCATGAAGTGGCATAAAAGGTAGGGATACTCTCCTCTCAGTTGATCAACAGCTTGTCTCCTAATTCTAATTCACAGGATCTCTTATCACATAGAGTGGATTGCCACCGTGAGcaactcatagtgtgggtctcatacccttCTCTTTCGATGCATTATCTATCACATTACATGAtagaccctttgtgaaggggtctgccaaaTATTTAGATGTTAGGATATAATCAAACACAATAACTCTGGAGTTTCTCACTTTTCTGACAGATTttagtctcctcttcacatgccttgatgacttcatattgtcCTTAGAAGTATTCAATTtgatgatcacagtttgattatcacagttcatcagGATGGCGGGTATAGGTTTTTCgaccacaggtaagtccatcaagagatGTCTCGGCCACTCTGCTTTAACAATGGCAGTGTCTAATGTTGTGAGTTATGCCTCCATAGTTGACCtcattaagatggtctgcttgcaagacttccaagaaacagcgccaccaccaagtgtaaatacatacccacttccgGCCTTTATCTCATCAGGGTCAGATATCCAGTTTGAATCACTATAagcctcaagtacccttggatacccagaatagtgaatcccataactcgcagtgcctttcaaatagtgCATAATTCTCTGAGGAAGAGGAGTGCCCCCACGACAATTATTTTGCAACGACGGCCATTTCGGCAAGAAGAAACTCCCAGACAAGTTTGCGAATTTCACGCCAGCTAAGAGCTGTCTGTGGTgagacttagggcatctccagcggggcgacgcaaccgGATGCTGAGCGACTGTTTGCGtatgccgtgaccgaaaatgcgtctgggtccTTCTCCAGCGGGACGAAGCAAAGTGATCGGACCGTCCGCGGTTGCCCCGAGTGTTCGCCGAAAATGACGTAGGACCCAcgcgtcagtggcagggaggccgataaCATTCCCGCCAATTGCCATTCCTGGCGtgaaaaatcaaagtagaccggcACGAGCAGTACCGAAGCGATGGATGTCCTCGTCGCCGCAGGCACCACCATGGATTCCTCAATTTAAAGTtgtaatttcgtgcaaatttGAGACGCAAATTTTTTTAATTTCCTGAAAATAAACTAGCCCACGCCAAAAATGtgtcggcccgctggagccaccccagatGCAAACGGATGCACAACCATTTTCGCGTCCGGCAGACGACGCAAACGAACGTCCACGAATAATTTAGACGTTCGAAATACATCACCCCCATTGAAGATGGCCTTATAGCAGGTTAAACGGCATCCCCGCTGTTGTCGCGGGAGTGGTTCAAAACACACTACCTGTACCTGCCCGGTCGAACCAAGCGTCGGCCGCCCACCAAACAGTCCCGAGCTAACTCTAACGAACCATGTGGCAAATCTAGAATAGTCAACGCGCGCGTTTACTACTGGTTAGCCTGACAAGCTTCGACCCGGACTCGGAACGGCGTGCCAAACCGAAAGCGAGTCGTCAAGCCATGCCATGGCAGTAGTATAAACAGCGCGCACAGGCCGCCAGAAACCCAAACCACCTCCACACCACATGGACAACTACGAGCGGCTCGAAAAGCTCGGCGAGGGCGCCGCCGGCGTCGTCTACAAGGCCCGGGAGCGCCGCACGGGCGCCATCGTCGCCATGaagtgcctccgcgccgccggccgcgatGACGGCCAGCTCTCGGAGGACCTCCTCCGCGAGGTGCACTGCCTGACGGCGTGCCGCGGCCACCCGAGCCTCGTCGAGATACGGGCCGCCGGACGCGATGCCTCCAACGCGTTCCTCGTGATGGAGTACGTCGGCCCGAGCCTGGCGCATGTCATGCGGGAGCGCAGCGGCGGCTTCAGGAGGCCGTTCCCCGAGGCCGACGCGCGCCGGCTCATGCGGCAGCTCCTGGACGGCGCCGCGGCCATGCACGCCCTCGGCGTCCTGCACCGCGACCTCAAGCCCGACAACGTCCTCGTCGACGCGCACGGCAACCTCAAGATCTGCGACTTCGGGCTGTCGCGCTTCGCCGCCCCTACTACGGGTGCGCCATACACGGCGCCCGTGGTCACGcggtggtaccgcgcgccggagCTCCTGCTGGGATCGCGGGAGTACGACGCGGGGGTGGATACCTGGGCGCTCGGGTGCATCATGGCCGAGCTCCTCGCCGGCGCGCCGCTGTTTCCCGGGAGGACGGAGATGGACCAGCTCAACATGGTGTTCGACACGGTCGGCACGGGCGACATGACGGACTGGCCTGCCTTCCTGCGTCTCCCGCGCGCCGGCTCGCCGCTTTGTCACCAGAGCAGGCCGCCAAGCCGGCTTCGGGAGATGTTCCCCGCATTGTCCGCCGCCGGTTTCGACGTCCTCAGCGGGCTGCTGGCCTGCAGACCGGACAGGAGGCTCACCGCCGCGGACGCGCTGCGGCGTCCATGGTTCACCGACGCCGAGTCGCCTGACCAAGCACGTAACGCATGCGGCGCCCGATTCAGCGAGCGTGTCGGCGGCGTTGCTGATGCCATCGTTGTATAGAAAAGTATACAGTAGGCGTTGCAAGATCGATCGTAGCCTGGTCGTACAAGTTAATCATCCAAGATTCGTTGTAACTGAGAATGTATTGGTTTCGTGGCGGTTTCGTGTCCATGTTGGACCAATTTTATTCATTGATTCATCATACTCTTCTCAGACAAGTTGCTTTGAGGTTGGTGGGATAGCTGGTCAAGTGCCACGATTCCCTTCGGCTCTAGCTGATTCCTTTTACTACCATTTTATGTGTTCTTTCCAAGCAATCACGACAATCGTCTTTGTACtataaaataaacaaagcaaCATTAGCAAAACTTTGAGGGCCTGAATTAATTATTAGAGCACCTCTAAGGGATCCCCTAAATATAGATTCCTAAAAATGCATATAAGAGGCACCAAAAAAACTTTTACGGTTTCGGTGTGCTCTCGCCAGATAGATCACCAAAATAGAAACTGTAAAACTCATCTGCAGGATATGTTCGGCGAGAACCCGTACGAAACCGTTAATCCGAATTTTTCATCATTTTCAGCGAATATGACAATAGCTAGACAATATATGCAATAATCAATACAACATCCGTTATAAATAAGGCcgataaatttagtcaaaattcaaAGTTTAAATTTTTTGACCAAATATTCAAGAAAaatataaacatctataacataaaagaaatatattatgAAAATAAATTTCGTGATGAATCTAATAACATTTTTTTTTATATCGAAAATTTTCATACTTCCTACGATCCATATTAGTTGACTCTAGTATAAGATGTACCTAGatgtattttagttctagatacatccatatcaatgacaattaatatgaatcggatgaAGTATTTTATCCTGTAATGTTGGTCAAACTTAGAGGATATTAACTTTTAACTAAATTTATGCGTCTTATTTATTGAAACAGAGAGAGTAGTTTTCAAATCCAATTGTTGCAATTAAAATAGATCA from Lolium rigidum isolate FL_2022 chromosome 4, APGP_CSIRO_Lrig_0.1, whole genome shotgun sequence encodes the following:
- the LOC124707128 gene encoding putative cyclin-dependent kinase F-2, with protein sequence MDNYERLEKLGEGAAGVVYKARERRTGAIVAMKCLRAAGRDDGQLSEDLLREVHCLTACRGHPSLVEIRAAGRDASNAFLVMEYVGPSLAHVMRERSGGFRRPFPEADARRLMRQLLDGAAAMHALGVLHRDLKPDNVLVDAHGNLKICDFGLSRFAAPTTGAPYTAPVVTRWYRAPELLLGSREYDAGVDTWALGCIMAELLAGAPLFPGRTEMDQLNMVFDTVGTGDMTDWPAFLRLPRAGSPLCHQSRPPSRLREMFPALSAAGFDVLSGLLACRPDRRLTAADALRRPWFTDAESPDQARNACGARFSERVGGVADAIVV